The genomic window GAAAATCTTTGCCTAGGTCTATGTGTGAGACAGGCCAAGCCAGGCCTGAGCCCTGATAatcctgtttctctccctctctctgggtAGCTTTTACAAGGCTTTGGGAAAAGCTTGATCCCgcacttccctccctttcctcaagTTATATTCTTGAGACCTGACCTACAGGCCAGTAGCAGTGTCCACTTTGCACGGTATAGGGGCAGGGAGCGGCCAGGGTTGAGTTCTCCAAGGAGACGCTGTGAGGGTCAGCTCAGGCAGCTGGCCCCCGGAAGAGAGTTGAACTCCTGCCTTCTGGCTTGGGCCAGGACCCTTGGAAGCTGGGAGTTGAAAAGTCAGCCTCATCTATTTTGAGTTGCTTATCTGATAGGTTATAAGTGAATTGAAATAATATTGGTCaggtcttagaggtcatttgatccagccccttcatttgacagttgaggaaactgaggcccagagaggtcaagtgatttgcccaaggtcacccagggagAAAGTAACTGAGCTAGGATTTGGCATCAAATggagttctctttccattatatgaATGTGCTGTGCAGCCCCAGATGCGTTACACCACTGGCTGGACTGGCTGGCCTCTGAGGACCCATCCTGTGGGTTCTGGTCTCAGTCCTTCCcttccctatgtgaccttgagaattcagcttcccctctctgggcctcagttgtctcacctacaaaaggggggtgggggaaggagtggGCATGTGAGATCAAGCCACAAACCTGCAGTCAAGTTAAGAGGGAGTctttggatagatttcagggagttcaTGAACCTAGGATGGGAGGAAAAAATTACACCTTCATTTTCACTGACCTCTacctaaaatttagcattttccttctATTATGGACGTAGTCAACAAATCCAGATTCCAAGAAGGGGTTGCTGGGCCTCACTAGATGACGGAGTTCATGGTACAAAAAAGGTCATTAGTCTTACATCTAGATGTTCTACAAGGGCTGAAGCTGTGAAGCTCGAGGACTCTATGAAGAAGGGCATCACGTCCCAACCCACTTAGGCAGCTCTCTTCACCTCCCCAGacttttatttgtaaaaagagctggggaggggcagggggaagggggtCTGAGGGATCCCGAGTTAGCAGCTGTTCTTCCTTTGCCCCCTGGCCCCAGAGTccatcagggaaagaaagagagccCCTCTGGGTACCAATCAGGACCAGACCGGTCCAGAACTGGACATCTGAGACAGGAGAAAGTAACAAGCCACTTTCAGAAGCAAAGTTTATGGATCTGCAACACTCCTGAGTGCAACCCAAATCAGatgaaaatggaattgggaaataattgacagaataaataaaaaatgcaatagaacagataatgttaatgtggttttccaagtcagtatGCAGCTTGCAGAGATCCTTATGGactatttctatttaattttgtcACCATTGGACCAGAAAGACTTAAGACACCTGTGCCTGCCTGCAGAGTCACACCTGCCCTTCTTCTTCTGGAGGAGTTAATAATCAACGGGAGTGATCTCGACCTTCTTCTTTGAATGTGTCTATTCCTTGTATTTAGGCACTTAGGGAGGGGGTACAGAAGGAGGAACCACTCTCAGGGGCCTCCTAGTCCTCAACCTCACACTCATCATGCAGAGAATGATAAAGTCAGGCCACGATTTTAAAATGCCACATCATCAGTTGCAGACCAAGATAAAGGAGAGAGATCATACCAAGACCCCTTTACTAGCTAGTCTAGCCCTCTCATTTCAGACtcagaagtgacttgctccaggtgaCCTGGAGCTGAGTCTACAACCCATATCTCCAAGCTCTCTTTATTATGTCATTGAGTTAAAACATTCAAGGTAGAACTTCATCTGGGTCATTGATCAGTGGGGTTGAATTTAAATAGGTTGGGGAGGAGTACATGACAGACACTGAAGTGTGCAAGGTGAATATGGAGAGAATGGTGagtctactgaaaaaaaaaaaaggttatgtTTTGATTGTATAGGATCTCAAATTCCAGCTAGGCAAGTTTGAGTTTTATCATGGGCGTAATGGGGAACCTCTGGATTCTTGAGAAACAAATGGCATAAGAACTTTTTGGAAGACAAATGATCTGGCAGCAAGCATTAGGGAGTCAGATATGTGGCTGAGGTGCACCAAAGTCTGTTGGCTAGCTTGAGTCTAAGAAGAAGGTTGGGGTTCTCATTCCCATGCTTTCTTCCTCAACAGAAACTTGGCCGGCTTGGTTGCTCTGGTAACTAGGCCTATCTTATGTCCAGGAACAGACCTGGGAGGAACAGGATGGGGCAGAGAACCACAGACTTCTGACTACTCAGCCCACGGGAGAGGAGAGCCAGGGTGGGGGAGCAGAGCTGGAGCTGCAGCTAGAGCTTCTGCCCGATGCTTTGGGAAATGACAAAAGCGTAGCAGGGTGGTGTCAGGAAAAACAGATTGGGTTTGGAGGCATGGTGCTGTATTTCCAGTACTCTGCCCATGACCTTGGGTGAGGCTCTTCTCTCTGGGGTCTGTTTCCTCTCCTACTAAAGGAGGTAGTTGGACCAGCTTTAATTAAATCtctcatccttcctttccttctcttctccatcccttccctcttGGAGATTATCTGGCTATGGGTGTGTATGGAGGATCGTATCCAGGGCCACCAGCATGGACAGAATAGACTGAGCTTGGAAGCTGGGGGCTTTGGAGGCAGCTGGTCCCTTTCTGCccagggatggaagaaggggtaCGGGAGAGATTACAAAGTCCCTCATGAAAGGAGGCTGTTGCTTTCAGATCTCTCTTGGACAACagtccctcctcttcctccccaagtGACAATGCTCTCCCTCTCTACACACTCCCCCCCTTACAGAAGATGCTCATGAAGCAACAAGACCGGCTGGAGGAACGGGAACAGGACATTGAGGACCAGCTCTACAAACTGGAGTCCGACAAGCGGCTGGTCGAGGTATGACCATGGAGGGAGGGGTGCAGGGAGCTGCCCCTCTCCCAGTCAGGCCATAACCAGCGGTTGTGCATGAGCTCTTCTGTGTGTGTAGACCCATGGCAGTCTACAGAGGAAGACGGAGGTTCTGTCTCTGCTTCCAGATGGACACATGGGACAACCAGGGATAAGGCAGGGTGGGATGGAATCCATCCTAAGTTGTGATCTCTGTAGAGAAGGGAGAGCTTATTGGGCCATTCAGGCATCCAAGCAGGCTTTCCAGGGAGGAGAGGCTTGAGCTAGGCCTTGAAGCAGGACCAAGGAGTGGGAGGGAGTGACAGGGTGCAGACACAGGGCCTCTGTCTCTGGCTGCAGGAGAAGGTGAGCCAGCTGAAGGACGAGGTGAGGCTGCAGTATGAGAAGCTGCACCAGCTGCTGGATGAGGACCTGCGGCAGAGCATGGAGATCCTGGACAAGGCCCAGGCCAAGTTCTGTAATGAGAACGCAGCCCAGGCCCTGCATCTCACAGAGCGCATGCAGGAGGCCAAGAAGCTGCTCAGCTCAGTGCAGCTTGTCTTTGACAAGACGGAGGACATCAGCTTCatgaaggtgggggaagggggaagggatggCATGAGGGAGCATGGGGGGAGGCAGAGCCCGGCAGGCAGAAGAGAGTTAGGTGCTGCAGGCCCCAGTAACTAAGTCTTGGAGTCCCTGTGCTGAGAGCTAAGTCACAGACCCTGTGATgaaggaggatggaaggaaaggaaataagcatttctttatGCACTTGGACACAGAGAGCAGTGTATGTATCaggtactttttacaaatattagctcatttggtcctcacagcccTTCGAGGTAGTTGCTgctattttacagtttaggaaactgaggcaaacagaaattaagtgacttgcccagagttactcAGCTAATCAGtgtatgaggctgaatttgaacccatgtcttcctaaccccaggtccagtgctctgacCCTACACCACCAGCTGCCTAAGATTCTAGGGGAGTGAGTTCTAAAACGGGAAGGCACTGGTCAGATGGAATTGGTGTAAATGTCTCCCCCCATACTCCTGACAGGGTTTTGACCTGCAATCCCTAGTCAGCTCTTGCCATGTGCTCAGCCTGGAGTTTATGTGAAGAAGGGCATCCCCAcctgaggggggagggaagggtccTGGAGCAGGATGCCTGAGCTCTACTTTGTCAAACTTTTTTACTCTTTTCTATAGAACACCAAGTCTGTCAAGATCCTAATGGATAGGTAAGCACATATCCCTGCTTTAGGGGTAGagaatggaggtgggggagagggttttttcaagggcctgggctggaaatctgggGATAACTAGGTCCCAGGTGGGGCAAGGCACTTCACAGTGGACAGATACCTACCTGTCCCCCCTCCCAGGACTCAGAGTTGCACAGGGGGCAGCCTCTCCCCTCCCAAGATCGGCCACCTCAACTCCAAGCTCTTCCTGAATGAGATCTCCAAGAAAGAgaaacagctgaggaaactgttGGAAGGTAAGGACAGGGCCCCTGATGCTTCGGCTAGACAGCAATGCTGGGGGGCCCCTCTCCCTAAGGACTCAGAGGGCTCAGTCACTGGTTCCTCCTCCCATTCTGAACTCTCTGACTCAGCCTCATATCCCAGGTAACTATcagcttttctccctcccctaagGTGACTGCTCACCTCAGCTTGCATTTTTTTTCCGCAGGCCCCTTTAGCACCCCGGTGCCCTTTCTGCAGACAGTCCCCCTGTACCCGTGTGGCGTGAACAGCAGCTCTGGGGCAGAAAAACGAAAGCACCAGACAGCCTTTCCTGAGGCCAGCTTCCTGGAGTCCCCGGCGGGCCCTGTAGGGAGCCAGTTTGTGGGCCAGCCGGCCTCTGCTGGGGAGGGCCAGTCGAGCCAGCTGGGGCCCTGTAGCTCCACTCAGCACCTTGTGGCCCTGCCAGGGGGGGCGCAGCCTGTCCATTCAAGTTCAGTGTTCACACCATCGCACTACCCCAATGGCACCGCTCCACAGCAGCCTGTGCTGCCCCAGTATGGGGGCCGCAAGATCCTCGTCTGCTCCGTGGACAACTGTTACTGTTCCTCTGTGTCGAACCATGGCAGCCACCAGCCCTATCCCCGTTCTGGTCATTTCCCCTGGACAGTGCCCTCGCAGGAGTACTCACACCCACTCCCACCTGCCCCCTCTGTCCCGCAGTCACTCCCAGGCCTGGCTGTCAGAGACTGGATAGATGCCTCCCAACAGCCTGGACACCAGGATTTCTACAGGGTGTACGGCCAGCCATCCACCAAACACTACGTCACAAGTTAACACCGGGGCTAGGTGGGGAGGCTGGGGGGGGCTGTTGGGCCCCCCTGGTCAGCCCCTCAGTTATGCAGCCCCTATTCCTCTTTCCTTTGATggcttctctccccctcctcccattttctttcaatttttattttcatttggcaGGGGGGGGATTTTATACAAATTTGCTGGAAGCCAAGAAGATGACCGGACTTGGGGGTCTGGACTGGGGCTCTCTGTAGCTTCGAAGGTGCCTCACTCCAGGAGgggtgtgtctctctgtctctatttctcaaattcccctcctttcccctcttccttggGCCCCCCCTCCGCTGGAAGGATCTGTGGTGCCCccctcattccccacccccagcctggcTGTGGCTGGAGGGGCTGGTGCCTGCTGGGCTGA from Notamacropus eugenii isolate mMacEug1 chromosome 1, mMacEug1.pri_v2, whole genome shotgun sequence includes these protein-coding regions:
- the TRIM8 gene encoding E3 ubiquitin-protein ligase TRIM8; the encoded protein is MAENWKNCFEEELICPICLHVFVEPVQLPCKHNFCRGCIGEAWAKDSGLVRCPECNQAYNQRPGLEKNLKLTNIVEKFNALHVDKPPAALHCVFCRRGPPLPAQKVCLRCEAPCCQSHVQTHLQQPSTARGHLLVEADDVRAWSCPQHNAYRLYHCEAEQVAVCQYCCYYSGAHQGHAVCDVEIRRNEIRKMLMKQQDRLEEREQDIEDQLYKLESDKRLVEEKVSQLKDEVRLQYEKLHQLLDEDLRQSMEILDKAQAKFCNENAAQALHLTERMQEAKKLLSSVQLVFDKTEDISFMKNTKSVKILMDRTQSCTGGSLSPPKIGHLNSKLFLNEISKKEKQLRKLLEGPFSTPVPFLQTVPLYPCGVNSSSGAEKRKHQTAFPEASFLESPAGPVGSQFVGQPASAGEGQSSQLGPCSSTQHLVALPGGAQPVHSSSVFTPSHYPNGTAPQQPVLPQYGGRKILVCSVDNCYCSSVSNHGSHQPYPRSGHFPWTVPSQEYSHPLPPAPSVPQSLPGLAVRDWIDASQQPGHQDFYRVYGQPSTKHYVTS